One Chitinophagales bacterium genomic window carries:
- the truB gene encoding tRNA pseudouridine synthase B, with the protein MFRIYQPWNSDPAMDAKGLQEFVKGRIILVNKPLEWTSFDVVNKLRNVLQKKLNRKLKVGHGGTLDPLATGLLIVCTGKATRLLSDITHYDKEYTGTLILGATTPSYDRETPIDQTYPTEDLTEELLHQAARQFTGLILQVPPAFSAVKVNGVRAYKKARRGHTVEMEPREVRIDSFELTEIRLPEVKFRVCCAKGVYIRSLVHDFGKALGCGAYLHQLCRTRIGPYRLEDAADLNSIIRSLNPDN; encoded by the coding sequence ATGTTTCGAATCTACCAGCCCTGGAATTCGGACCCGGCCATGGACGCCAAAGGGTTGCAGGAGTTTGTGAAAGGCAGAATCATTCTTGTGAATAAACCATTGGAATGGACATCGTTTGACGTGGTCAACAAACTGCGCAACGTGCTGCAAAAAAAGCTAAACCGCAAGCTGAAAGTGGGACATGGCGGTACGCTTGACCCATTGGCTACCGGCCTGCTGATTGTGTGCACGGGTAAGGCTACACGCCTGCTTTCTGACATTACTCACTATGATAAAGAATATACCGGCACACTTATCCTGGGAGCTACCACCCCTTCTTATGATAGAGAAACCCCGATTGATCAAACCTATCCTACAGAAGATCTTACTGAAGAATTGCTCCATCAAGCAGCCCGACAGTTCACAGGATTAATCCTACAGGTGCCTCCTGCTTTTTCAGCCGTAAAGGTTAACGGTGTGCGTGCCTATAAAAAAGCAAGAAGAGGACACACCGTGGAAATGGAGCCTCGTGAGGTAAGAATTGATTCCTTTGAACTGACCGAAATCCGTCTACCCGAGGTAAAATTCCGCGTTTGCTGCGCAAAAGGAGTGTATATCCGTTCCCTGGTTCACGACTTTGGTAAGGCCCTGGGCTGTGGTGCGTATCTGCACCAGTTGTGCCGCACCCGCATAGGTCCCTATCGCCTGGAAGATGCTGCCGACTTAAACAGCATTATCCGCTCTTTGAATCCTGACAATTAA